A region from the Serinibacter arcticus genome encodes:
- a CDS encoding DUF898 domain-containing protein, whose product MTYAFTPEPQQQPHAIAPQSGVPVVVNNYPSGPTPVASGHQSIQIPLGVPMYRFDGGAANYFGASLAAALVTILTLGICLPWAMVIMQRWQTKHTFLYGRRLRFTGTAPGLFGQWIKWWALTLITFGVYSFWVQPRLTAWIVQHQEFDPVG is encoded by the coding sequence ATGACCTATGCGTTCACGCCCGAACCTCAGCAGCAGCCTCACGCGATCGCACCGCAGTCCGGTGTCCCCGTCGTCGTGAACAACTACCCGTCTGGTCCGACGCCCGTGGCGTCGGGTCACCAGAGCATCCAGATCCCCCTCGGCGTCCCGATGTATCGATTCGACGGCGGTGCAGCCAACTACTTCGGAGCCAGTCTCGCCGCCGCTCTCGTCACCATCCTGACGCTGGGCATCTGCCTCCCCTGGGCCATGGTGATCATGCAGCGGTGGCAGACCAAGCACACCTTCCTCTACGGACGTCGACTTCGCTTCACCGGCACTGCACCTGGACTGTTCGGCCAGTGGATCAAGTGGTGGGCACTCACTCTGATCACCTTCGGCGTCTACTCGTTCTGGGTGCAGCCGCGACTGACCGCGTGGATCGTGCAGCACCAGGAGTTCGACCCGGTCGGCTGA
- a CDS encoding glycine cleavage T C-terminal barrel domain-containing protein produces the protein MAYVAPHLAEVGTPLAVDVRGTAITGEVVALPFYRRSKES, from the coding sequence ATGGCCTACGTCGCCCCGCACCTCGCGGAGGTCGGCACCCCGCTCGCCGTCGACGTCCGCGGCACCGCCATCACGGGCGAGGTCGTCGCCCTGCCGTTCTACCGCCGTTCCAAGGAGTCCTGA